The genomic window CGGAGCGGATCTGGGAAGAGGCGCGGGCCCGGGCAATCCGGGAGCGCTGCCTCGGGAAGAGCGGGCCCGTCACCGAGGAGCGGAAGGTCCTTCTCCAAGCCGCTCCCCCCCTCTTCGACCTCACCTCCCTCCAGCGGGAGGCCAACGGACGCTTCGGCTTCAGTGCCAAGCGGACCCTTCAGATCGCCCAGGCTCTCTACGAGACCCACAAGGCCCTCACCTACCCGAGAACCGACTCCCGCCATCTTCCCGAGGACTACCGGGCGACTGTCCGCGGCGTCGTGGAAAAGCTCGCGCAGCTCTGGGAGGGCTCGGCCCGCACGATCCTCGAGAAGGGCTGGATCCAGCCCAACAAGAGGATCTTCGATAACGCCAAGGTCTCCGACCACTTTGCGATCATCCCGACGGGAACCCTGCCGGGCGGGCTCGATCCGGCCGAGCGGAGGATCTACGATCTTGTGTGCAAACGCTTCCTGGGTGTCTTCTACCCGCCGGCCCGCTTCGAGGCGGTCACCCGGATCACCGTGATCGAGGGAGAGAGCTTCCGAACCGAGGGAAAGATCCTGCGCGATCCGGGCTGGCTCTCCGTCCACGGGAGAGAGGCCGTGGCGGAGAGGGGCGGGGAGGGAGAGGCCAACCTCGCTCCCATCCCCGATGGGGCGATGGCCCGGGCGGAAGCGCTGGAAGTCGTCGGGCTCTCGACCAAGCCTCCCCCCCATTTCACCGAGGCCACCCTTCTCTCGGCGATGGAAAACGCCGGAAAGCTCGTGGAAGAGGAGCAGCTCCGGGAGGCCATGGCCAAGAAGGGCCTCGGGACGCCCGCCACCCGGGCGGCCATCATCGAAGGCCTCGTCCAGGAAGAATATCTGCGCCGGCAGGCCCGCGAGCTTCTCGCGACTCCGAAGGCCTTCGCCCTCTTCGAGCTCCTGCAGGCCGCAGGAATCCCCGTCCTCTCCTCCCCCGAGATGACGGGCGACTGGGAGTGGAAGCTCCAGCAGATCGAGCGAGGCACCTTCACCCGGTCCCGCTTCATGGAGGAGATCTGTCGACTCACCCGCCAGATCGTCGACGATGCGCGCCGCTTCGGCTCGGCCGATGCCTACGCGAAACCGATGGAGGCTGAGGGACCGGACGGCTCTCCCCTCGTCGAGACGCTCTACGACTATCGTTCGTCGAGCGGCTTCCGGATTCCCAAGTTTCTCGCGAGCCGGCCGCTCTCCCGGGAAGAGGTGACCACACTCGTCCGGCAGGGCGAGATCGGCCCCCTCTCGGGCTTCCGGAGCCGCTCGGGCCAGCCGTTCTCGGCTCGGCTCAAGCTCGGGCCCGAGGGGAAGGTGACCTTCGTCTTTTCCCAAGAGAGCTCCGAAGGAGCATCCCGGCAGATCATCAATGAGGAACCGGTCGGCTCTTGTCCCGTCGACGGAGGAAGCGTCTTTGAGACCGCCACCGCCTACGCCTGCGAGCATGCCCTCAAGGAAGCTCCTGGCTGCTCTTTCCGGATCGGCAAGCAGATCCTGAGCCGGGAGATCTCCCGCGAGGAGGTCGCCCAGCTCCTCCGGGAGCGGAAGACCGCACTCCTTTCGGGCTTCCTCTCTCGAAAGACCAAGCGCCGCTTCTCAGCCTTCCTCGAGCTCAAGGAAGGAGGGAAGATCGGCTTCGCCTTCGAGAAGCGCTCCCCCTCCTCCGCTCCGAAAGAGGGCTCCCGCCGGTCCGGCGGCGGCGCGAAGGCAGCGCCCGCCCGGGCCAAGAAGGCCGCGAAGAAAAAATCCTCTTCCCGGGCGCGCGGGAAGACCGAGAAGAAGTAGCCGCTGCAGTCCCAAGCCTCCCTGGATGGTCGAATCCCGCTTGCGCTCGAGCCGGGCCTTTTGCCAAACTGTCCTCGTCGTCGGCTTCCGCCGCATCACACCAACCATCCACCGGGAGACTTCGTCCCATCATGACCCCCCTCTCCGCCGAAAGACTGGAAAAGCTCGACTCCTATTGGCGTGCGACCAACTACCTGGCCGCGGCGCAATTCTACCTCAAGGAGAACCCGCTTCTCCGGGAGCCGCTCCGACCCGAGCATCTCAAGCCGCGGATCCGTGGCCACTGGGGCTCCGCTCCCGGCCTCAACCTCATCTACGTCCATCTCAACCGGCTGATCCAGGATACGGGCGCCCGATTCCTCTTTCTCACCGGCCCGGGCCACTGCGCCTCGGCCATCTTGGCCAACGTCTACCTGGAAGGCACCTACTCGGAATTCTTCCCCGAGATCACCCATGACTTGGCGGGCCTCACCCGCTTCTGCCGGCAGTTCTCCTCGCCGGGAGGCGTGCCGAGCCATGTGAGCGCGATGACCCCGGGCTCGATCCACGAAGGGGGAGAGCTCGGCTACTCCATGCTCCATGCTTTTGGGGCGGTCTTCGACCGGCCGGAGCTCATCGCGGTCGCCGTCGTGAGCGATGGCGAGGCGGAAACAGGCCCTCTTTCCGGAAGCTGGCAGTCGATCCACTTCCTCAACCCGAAGCGGGACGGGGCGGTCCTGCCGATCCTTCACATCAACGACGGCAAGCTCTCCGGCCCCACGATCTTCGGCCGGATGGAGGACGAGGAGCTCCGCCTGCTCTTCTCGGGCTTTGGCTACCAGGTGCTTACGGTCGCCGGCTCCGATCCCGCGAAGGTGCATCCCGAGTTGGCGCAGGCCCTCGACCAAGCCTACGAGCAGATCCGCTCCTTCCAAAAGGAGGCTCAGGAGAGCGGCGTCAAGGGACGTCCGCGATGGCCCTTGATCCTGTTGCGCACCCCGGATGGGTGGACGGGCCCCAAGATGGTGGACGGCGTTCCCCTGGAGGGCACTTGGCGGGCCCATCGCTCTCCCTTGATGGACGCAGGCGAGAATCCCGAGCATCTCCGACTCCTGGAAGGCTGGCTGCGCAGCTACAAGCCCGAGGAGCTCTTCGAGGAGAGCGGACGGCTCCGGTCCGAGCTCGAGGCGCTCGCGCCCAAAGGCGATCTCCGGATGGGGGCCAGCCCCTACGCCAACGGGGGGAAGCTCCTGGTCGAGCTCGACCTGCCCGATTTCGCCAACTATGCGGTCTCGATCAAGCCGCGCGGGGCGGTCGACGCGGAAGCCACCCGGGTGGCGGGGAGCTTCGTCCGCGACGTCATCCGACGCAACCCCAACAACTTCCGTGTCTTCTGCCCCGACGAGACCGATTCGAACCGGCTCGGGGCGGTCTTCGAGGTGACCGACCGCTGCCTGGTCTCCAAGGTCTTGCCCGGAGATGACCATCTCTCTCCCGACGGGAGGGTCATGGAAATCCTGAGCGAGCACGCCTGCGAGGGCTGGCTCGAAGGCTATCTCTGGACCGGGCGCCATGGCCTCCTGGTCTCCTATGAGGCCTTTGCCACCGTCCTCGATTCGATGGCGAGCCAGCATGCGAAGTGGCTCAAGCTCTACAAGGAGATCCCTTGGCGCCACCCGGTCGCTTCACTCAACTACCTGCTCACCTCCCACGTCTGGCGGCAGGAGTATGACGGCTACACCCACCAGGGACCCGGGTTCATCGACACGCTGATCAACAAGAAGGGCGACGTCGTCCGGATCTACCTTCCGCCTGACGCAAACACGCTCCTCTCGACCCTCGACCACTGCTTGCGCAGCCGCCACTACGTCAACCTGATCATCGC from Methylacidimicrobium sp. B4 includes these protein-coding regions:
- a CDS encoding DNA topoisomerase III — encoded protein: MAKTLIIAEKPSVAADLASAIGGFPSGRHDVYENDRYLISSAIGHLVELCRPGDMDEKHKEWSLEHLPILPSAFQLRPITQTKQRLDLLLRLLRRSDVERIINACDAGREGELIFRYLIDYARVQKPVDRLWLQSMTPEAIRQALNHLRPQAEMEPLAQAALCRSESDWLIGINGTRALTALHSRPGGFALTPVGRVQTPTLAIVVGRDREIQDFRPRDYWELHGTFQAATGSYTGRWFDPAIAASRRRAEASEERPERIWEEARARAIRERCLGKSGPVTEERKVLLQAAPPLFDLTSLQREANGRFGFSAKRTLQIAQALYETHKALTYPRTDSRHLPEDYRATVRGVVEKLAQLWEGSARTILEKGWIQPNKRIFDNAKVSDHFAIIPTGTLPGGLDPAERRIYDLVCKRFLGVFYPPARFEAVTRITVIEGESFRTEGKILRDPGWLSVHGREAVAERGGEGEANLAPIPDGAMARAEALEVVGLSTKPPPHFTEATLLSAMENAGKLVEEEQLREAMAKKGLGTPATRAAIIEGLVQEEYLRRQARELLATPKAFALFELLQAAGIPVLSSPEMTGDWEWKLQQIERGTFTRSRFMEEICRLTRQIVDDARRFGSADAYAKPMEAEGPDGSPLVETLYDYRSSSGFRIPKFLASRPLSREEVTTLVRQGEIGPLSGFRSRSGQPFSARLKLGPEGKVTFVFSQESSEGASRQIINEEPVGSCPVDGGSVFETATAYACEHALKEAPGCSFRIGKQILSREISREEVAQLLRERKTALLSGFLSRKTKRRFSAFLELKEGGKIGFAFEKRSPSSAPKEGSRRSGGGAKAAPARAKKAAKKKSSSRARGKTEKK
- a CDS encoding phosphoketolase, with the protein product MTPLSAERLEKLDSYWRATNYLAAAQFYLKENPLLREPLRPEHLKPRIRGHWGSAPGLNLIYVHLNRLIQDTGARFLFLTGPGHCASAILANVYLEGTYSEFFPEITHDLAGLTRFCRQFSSPGGVPSHVSAMTPGSIHEGGELGYSMLHAFGAVFDRPELIAVAVVSDGEAETGPLSGSWQSIHFLNPKRDGAVLPILHINDGKLSGPTIFGRMEDEELRLLFSGFGYQVLTVAGSDPAKVHPELAQALDQAYEQIRSFQKEAQESGVKGRPRWPLILLRTPDGWTGPKMVDGVPLEGTWRAHRSPLMDAGENPEHLRLLEGWLRSYKPEELFEESGRLRSELEALAPKGDLRMGASPYANGGKLLVELDLPDFANYAVSIKPRGAVDAEATRVAGSFVRDVIRRNPNNFRVFCPDETDSNRLGAVFEVTDRCLVSKVLPGDDHLSPDGRVMEILSEHACEGWLEGYLWTGRHGLLVSYEAFATVLDSMASQHAKWLKLYKEIPWRHPVASLNYLLTSHVWRQEYDGYTHQGPGFIDTLINKKGDVVRIYLPPDANTLLSTLDHCLRSRHYVNLIIAEKQPALQWLSLEEARAHCARGAGIWDWAGNDGGDPDIVLGCAGDVPTLEAVAASWLLQTHIPELRVRVVNVVDLMSLSPPAYHPHGMDTQDFVNLFTEEKEVIFAFHGYRRMVHDLVHGRPNPARFHVRGYVEEGTTTTSFDMVVLNEMSRYHLAIEALRRVPRLASRAQPVIDLFEKKLAEHRIYVKSHLDDLPEIQNWTWSAPHPAIG